A single Populus alba chromosome 7, ASM523922v2, whole genome shotgun sequence DNA region contains:
- the LOC118030519 gene encoding formin-like protein 6 has product MKAHNLSLILIVLSSLTTPKSATIIQDSNIQRRILHQPLYPVASAPPPATDSQPPPPDSSATANPDQPFFPEVPNGQTPDLGQPPPASAVNGTIPIPTATQPAKPAKKVAIAISVGIVTLGMLSALAFFLYRHRAKHPRESQKLVGGNSQRFADESRVPPSSFLYIGTVEPSRASTTEVNGTTATTNGANTSPYHRLNSIKRSDNYRPSPDLQPLPPLPKPPPPPPRYENENFPSPTSSISDEESLDTAFYTPQGSTVSNDDSYYTPVLVRSANAARNDVRVQATTSVPHSKRTSPKSRFSSITSPEMKHVIIPSIKQPSLAPPPPPPPPPLPHQDKVQVLESTTSYFSKRPKFPVPPPPPNMELLRSIYNHQSSKIPGPPPPPPPPPPPPAPAPMSTSRKIGSLETAKTMVVSSMPATVMAKQKPSASSPKAILKTGITKTTEEVNKGASSSERNDADDNDGEKPKLKPLHWDKVRASSDRATVWDQLKSSSFQLNEDMMESLFGCNSANSVPKEATRKSVLPPAEHENRVLDPKKSQNIAILLRALNVTRDEVSEALLDGNPESLGAELLETLVKMAPTKEEEIKLREYSGDISKLGSAEQFLKTVLDIPFAFKRVEAMLYRANFDTEVKYLRKSFQTLEAASKELKNSRLFLKLLEAVLRTGNRMNVGTNRGDAKAFKLDTLLKLVDIKGTDGKTTLLHFVVQEIIRSEGTSTDSTNEKLQDSTLSKVKEDDFGKQGLQVVTGLSRDLGNVRKAAGMDSDVLSSYVSKLAMGLEKVRLVLQYDKPDMQGKFFHSMKLFLRGADEEISRIKSDERKALSLVKEVTEYFHGDTNKEEAHPFRIFVIVRDFLNVLDHVCKEVGKMQDRTMVGAARSFRISATASLPVLNRFNVRQDRSSDEESSSP; this is encoded by the exons ATGAAAGCTCATAACTTGAGCCTCATTTTGATTGTATTATCATCACTGACCACACCCAAAAGTGCAACCATAATTCAAGACTCTAACATCCAACGAAGAATTCTCCACCAGCCATTATACCCAGTCGCTTCTGCACCACCACCAGCCACCGACTCACAACCACCGCCACCAGATAGCTCAGCAACTGCAAACCCCGACCAGCCCTTTTTCCCTGAAGTCCCAAATGGGCAAACCCCAGATCTTGGCCAGCCACCACCAGCATCAGCAGTCAACGGGACCATACCAATCCCAACGGCAACACAGCCAGCCAAGCCTGCTAAGAAAGTGGCAATTGCAATCTCAGTTGGGATTGTCACTTTAGGGATGCTGTCAGCTCTTGCATTCTTTCTGTACCGACACCGGGCTAAGCATCCAAGAGAATCTCAAAAGCTTGTCGGAGGCAATTCTCAAAGATTTGCAGATGAATCTAGAGTCCCCCCGTCAAGTTTCCTGTACATAGGAACTGTTGAACCAAGCAGGGCATCAACTACTGAAGTAAATggaacaacagcaacaacaaacgGAGCCAATACTTCACCTTATCATAGActaaattcaatcaaaagatCTGATAATTATAGGCCTAGTCCTGATTTGCAGCCACTACCACCACTACCtaaacctcctcctcctcctcctcgatACGAGAATGAGAATTTTCCATCCCCAACATCATCAATATCGGATGAGGAGAGTCTTGACACAGCTTTTTATACGCCACAGGGCTCCACAGTTAGCAATGACGATTCCTACTACACACCTGTCCTGGTGCGGTCTGCTAATGCTGCTAGGAATGATGTCCGTGTCCAAGCCACAACTTCTGTTCCGCACTCTAAAAGAACCTCTCCGAAATCAAGATTTTCTTCCATAACTTCACCGGAAATGAAGCATGTCATCATTCCTTCGATCAAGCAGCCATCATTAGCACCGCCGCCGcctccaccaccaccgccaTTGCCGCATCAGGATAAAGTCCAGGTTCTTGAGTCAacaacttcatatttttctaaaagGCCAAAATTTCCAgtcccaccaccaccaccgaataTGGAACTTCTTCGATCCATATACAATCATCAGTCAAGTAAAATTCCAggtccacctccacctccacctccacctccacctcctccgGCTCCGGCTCCAATGTCAACATCAAGAAAGATAGGATCTTTAGAAACAGCTAAAACAATGGTTGTTTCTTCGATGCCTGCAACAGTGATGGCGAAGCAAAAGCCCTCAGCTTCTAGTCCCAAAGCCATTTTGAAGACCGGAATAACAAAAACTACCGAGGAGGTTAATAAAGGAGCCAGTTCCTCAGAGAGGAATGATGCAGATGACAATGATGGAGAAAAGCCCAAGCTAAAGCCTCTGCATTGGGACAAAGTGCGGGCATCCTCAGACCGAGCCACAGTGTGGGACCAGCTTAAATCCAGCTCATTTCA ATTAAATGAGGACATGATGGAGAGTCTTTTTGGCTGTAATTCTGCGAATTCGGTACCAAAAGAAGCTACAAGAAAATCGGTTCTGCCTCCTGCTGAGCATGAAAACAGAGTGTTGGATCCAAAGAAGTCGCAGAACATAGCGATACTGTTGCGAGCACTGAACGTGACACGAGATGAAGTGTCTGAAGCTCTTTTGGATG GCAACCCAGAAAGCTTGGGTGCGGAGCTTTTGGAAACTCTAGTAAAGATGGCCCCAACCAAGGAGGAAGAAATAAAACTTCGAGAGTACAGTGGTGATATCTCCAAACTGGGATCTGCAGAACAATTTCTCAAGACAGTACTTGATATCCCATTTGCTTTTAAAAGAGTTGAGGCGATGCTATACAGAGCCAATTTTGATACAGAAGTTAAATATTTGAGGAAATCTTTTCAAACCCTAGAG GCAGCAAGTAAGGAATTGAAGAATAGCCGGTTATTCCTCAAACTCCTTGAAGCTGTTCTCAGGACAGGGAACCGGATGAATGTTGGCACAAATCGTGGTGATGCTAAAGCATTTAAGCTTGATACACTCTTAAAACTTGTAGATATAAAAGGAACTGATGGGAAAACAACATTACTCCACTTTGTGGTCCAGGAAATTATTAGATCAGAAGGCACAAGTACCGATTCTACAAATGAGAAATTGCAAGACAGTACACTCTCCAAAGTGAAGGAGGATGATTTTGGGAAACAAGGATTGCAGGTTGTGACAGGACTGAGTAGAGATCTCGGCAATGTAAGAAAGGCAGCTGGAATGGACTCTGATGTTTTAAGTAGCTATGTTTCAAAACTTGCAATGGGGCTCGAGAAAGTCAGATTGGTTTTGCAGTATGACAAGCCGGATATGCAGGGGAAATTCTTTCACTCAATGAAGCTCTTTCTAAGAGGCGCTGATGAGGAAATTAGCAGGATTAAGTCTGATGAAAGGAAGGCTTTGTCACTGGTGAAAGAGGTCACTGAATATTTCCATGGGGATACAAATAAGGAGGAAGCTCACCCGTTCAGAATTTTCGTGATAGTAAGAGATTTCCTAAATGTATTGGATCATGTCTGCAAGGAAGTAGGGAAAATGCAGGACAGAACAATGGTGGGCGCAGCTAGATCCTTTCGGATATCAGCGACAGCTTCACTACCGGTTCTCAACAGATTTAATGTTAGACAAGATAGAAGTTCAGATGAGGAAAGCTCCTCTCCTTAA
- the LOC118030520 gene encoding BTB/POZ and TAZ domain-containing protein 4: MDNISEEFPLVAKKGAPVPPPSRGPPTTSYHQKGLFINASTLRGYSCVRTATRDLWDQLFDEGYRADVTISTDNGGSIYAHASVLGMASQVMKGMLKQAKGRGRRRSISIHGVPHDAVRVFIRLLYSSCYEKEEMEDYVLHLLVLSHVFVVPALKQICIQQLEHGFLTSENAVDIFQLALLCDAPRLSLVCHHMILKKFQEISITEGWKVMKKSHPSLEKELLESLDDEENMQRERTRKSNERKIYFQLYEAMEALVHICRDGCQTIGPHDKDFRDNQAPCNYSACKGLEMIVRHFASCKLRVPGGCIHCKRMWQLLELHSRLCVDSEACRVPLCRNFKERTKKQSKKDEIRWRILVKNILKTKSIGGSPFFSSAFSMSS; the protein is encoded by the exons ATGGATAACATCTCCGAAGAATTTCCCCTAGTTGCCAAGAAAGGAGCTCCAGTGCCACCTCCATCACGCGGTCCACCAACAACCAGTTACCACCAAAAGGGGTTATTCATAAATGCCTCAACATTAAGAGGATATAGCTGTGTCCGCACAGCTACCAGGGACTTGTGGGACCAACTCTTTGATGAAGGATATAGAGCAGATGTTACGATTAGCACTGATAATGGTGGCTCCATATACGCGCATGCTAGTGTTCTT GGAATGGCTTCTCAAGTGATGAAAGGAATGCTAAAGCAAGCAAAAGGCCGAGGTCGACGACGATCGATCTCAATTCATGGTGTTCCACACGATGCTGTTAGAGTTTTTATTCGACTCTTGTATTCTTCCTG CTATGAGAAAGAGGAAATGGAGGATTATGTGCTGCATTTGCTAGTGCTCTCACATGTGTTTGTGGTTCCAGCATTGAAGCAAATATGTATTCAGCAGTTGGAGCATGGCTTTCTTACCTCAGAGAATGCAGTTGACATCTTTCAGCTTGCATTGTTGTGTGATGCTCCCCGGCTTAGCCTCGTTTGTCATCACATGATCTTGAAGAAATTCCAGGAAATTTCCATCACTGAAGGCTGgaaagtaatgaaaaagagccaCCCATCACTTGAAAAGGAACTTCTGGAGTCCTTGGATGATGAAGAAAAT ATGCAAAGGGAAAGAACTAGAAAATCAAATGAGAGAAAGATCTATTTCCAACTATACGAAGCAATGGAGGCTCTTGTTCATATATGCAGGGATGGTTGTCAGACAATTGGGCCTCATGATAAAGATTTCAGAGATAATCAGGCACCCTGCAACTATTCAGCATGCAAAGGACTCGAAATGATTGTCCGCCATTTTGCTAGCTGCAAGCTAAGAGTACCTGGTGGTTGCATCCATTGCAAGAGAATGTGGCAGCTTTTGGAACTACACTCCCGTCTCTGTGTTGATTCAGAGGCCTGCAGAGTTCCTTTATGCAG GAATTTCAAGGAGAGGACCAAGAAACAAAGCAAGAAGGATGAGATTAGGTGGAGAATACTAGTGAAAAATATACTCAAGACAAAGAGCATCGGAGGATCGCCATTCTTTTCATCAGCATTTTCCATGTCTTcttga